One Osmerus eperlanus chromosome 23, fOsmEpe2.1, whole genome shotgun sequence DNA segment encodes these proteins:
- the svep1 gene encoding sushi, von Willebrand factor type A, EGF and pentraxin domain-containing protein 1 isoform X2: MWEPAPSPERPDCSLIRVANHGIKPFEMLFKASRCDDLDLVKSFAGEFNSKLEGVLPTMCSSEDIACKLEVMSQGQCLEYNYDYENGFAIGPGGWGNRSPQAGQDYAYFDTGFAPDQQRAPLQQDARGAGTATGTARYRAKRQRKLPSGPMRDQKIQILFNITATIPLPTSRNDSVEVANQKRLLRTLEQLTNRLKRTLSKQPLSSFRVASEMIVSDPKSLESRRAALFCRPGSVLKGRMCVQCPVGTYYSLEFGECESCWRGSFQDQEGQTECKTCPEAFSTPYLHSRSQAECRAQCKPGGFSRNGLETCESCPLGHYQPGFGSRACLPCPDHTSTVTRGAVDDTECGVPCSAGHFSRTGLVPCYPCPRDYYQPEHGRSYCLSCPFYGTTTVTGATAIQHCSSFGSSFLPKEESVTSAPEVVVIEDYQASSQMFHECFLNPCQNKGTCEEVGAGYVCTCLPGFTGAKCETDVDECDSVPCQNGGVCKDGMGDFICQCKPGYLGLLCEVETNECSSSPCLNEGVCVDEVNQFTCSCTDGYTGSRCELDIDECVSGPCLNGGVCEDLTGSFSCICTQGFSGERCQVNVDECDSAPCLNGGSCKDSVNDFRCQCVEGYRGRLCEVNVDECDPNPCVNGASCVDGLGAYTCKCQPGFNGTRCETEMSSAFNLDFEVSGIHGYVMMDGVMPALTEITCTFWMRSSDSTNYGTPISYAVEGSDNAFLLIDYNGWVLYVNGKERITDCPAVNTGHWYHIGVSWRSWDGDWRVFINGKLSDGGKGLSVGTTIPGGGALVLGQDQDQRGEGFNPVESFVGSISQLNIWDRVLTPQQVKVLASSCPVSHVTHRGNVLAWPDFLSGVVGRVKVNRDSIFCADCPLLENAEGHLRASSQAVSPGSQVQLSCDPGFYLVGEPLLQCQNKGGWSHPLPRCDRVTCGPPLPLEHGLYQGSDFQAGSSVVYQCHPGFYLLGDAKMPCGNSGKWGGNPPACLDVDECALGSDCDEHASCQNTDGSYICTCIHPYSGDGKNCTEPVKCQNPGSPEFGHRKGNRFLMGSDVTFSCEVGYELIGSAHLKCLETGSWNGDFPYCRALSCGSPPVPDNVIMKGVNFTFGSKVTFSCVKGFLPQDFYESQCMTSLSWSRAPPACQPVTCSNPPSVQHADYTVKGNTYQSTVTYTCAEGYRLQGSGEVVCEASGEWSRPTPRCDSVHCGDPPALRDAVTKGDSHALGDKVHYVCKEGYTLIGPETTECLPSGQWSLSSSQCVPRSCGDPPTIDHALAMASHKLYNDKAIYYCNDGYTASNNSGLVCNAEGVWAPPGGQETPRCIANFCQRPPDLPHAILDAANKPKYASNTEVSYKCEEGFVLNSTATLRCMMGGEWAPSAFDVGCVPVRCSKPATIEKGDVSGSNYSFGAMVAYSCDKGYLIRGEKRRTCEANGEWGGVLPTCQPVSCFSPPILRNGFIQVRGTHSHLFVFNSKVTYACNPGYRLIGRPERACQANRVWSNIEPPTCVLLTCDPPPDIVNGHYRGSTFEVGRKVEYVCDEGYELAGDSVWTCLKFGKWDKTRRPRCSPVQCPEPPLEENHLVLRSLDSDSGTVELSCEEGYVLHGARTLRCTPSQEWNDTFPVCKQVVCGSAPEVAFGDPSAARLSAPSYFGTVVTYSCMDGFTLREDGSVTCLANGQWSSPYPECIPVECPQPAEIANGIVDVQGLTYLSTAQYSCRPGYSLAGNTTVLCGESGVWIGGVPSCRPIECSVPKEIANGKVVYTKLQFSHAVTYSCRRGYRLQGSETVKCLANGMWDQEAPVCVQISCSPPKPIENGFVEGLDHKFGVTIFYSCFPGFHLVGQNHLTCEEFGWSSTVPVCVPSDCGLPPHIDFGDYIRVLDPSAELSRRDSTNPSTTQGGATAAASPMDMSFLHGTVIMYRCHKGYDLTTTTMLMCLEDGGWNGTAPQCVPAECKTPPAPAHGWANVTDTSLGSLARYGCDEGYALRGEAVRRCVSGRQWTDGVPFCRPVSCGDPGGLDHGSVHGGSFLFLSVLVYECHIGFVLQGSATRTCRADMKWDGGKPWCEHVSCGPLLVSGDITVKGGEYTYNKQLKLSCRPGFLLQGAAVSVCQADGTWSEASPSCRPAHCNRPPSIPNGLIRGSDFGYEAEVRYECEEGYTLSGPATRVCQSDGQWGGQGPRCDVVACDPPQDISHGYLKGSSFSYDDVVEYVCFESYKVVGDPILRCSSQGQWVGTVPECRPCFCPALVLKYGVVLGRDNACGDRVFFRCDEGYTVLGPSQAVCEKDGVWNPGVPVCGRGRCNSAPPAVPNAVLQGGSASTPDTVTYRCRQGYRMQGSPHLSCGRDGRWGEAKVSCEPVSCGVPPLLAHAQVLGEDFTYPSKIHYRCEEGYERTTQSDSLSCLEDGSWSKHSVRCRPSPCPRPSNLTSHLLLTGEDLTPVGGTIALSCPPGFTLQGPGVAECQVGGSWSPALSSVPCGVVLCQKPLPLLNGIAEGDGYSYGDIILYSCLPGFDMKGDSVQTCQGDGVWSGAQPECVAVSCGPPPLVENSEYQASGDIYQQTISYTCNPGLRLAGSQNVTCLANGTWSLPVPSCEVYLDCEAPREMLNGKVQDHKLTTGYAVEFHCDKGYSIEGDSLVLCTGDGTWSSSFPICRPQSCPPPPGWRESGGTRNGSLPVFHVGQSLPVTCPKGHQAKGTAAITCRSDQTWSPVSSVCERVSCGPPLHVAHGVVRGAVFQFGDVAVYSCFGGYAMEGIGKSLCLENGTWTPPPTCRAICWLKCQNGGACQRPNTCSCPEGWMGRLCEEPICILPCLNGGRCVAPYQCDCPTGWTGTRCHSAVCSSPCLNGGRCIRPNRCHCSQGWSGHDCSRKRKSPYYHF; this comes from the exons ATGTGGGAGCCAGCGCCCTCCCCAGAGAGACCCGACTGCTCCC tgaTCCGTGTTGCCAACCATGGTATCAAGCCCTTTGAGATGCTGTTCAAAGCTTCTCGCTGTGACGACCTGGACCTGGTTAAGTCCTTCGCTGGAGAGTTCAACTCTAAACTGGAGGGAGTG CTCCCCACCATGTGCAGCAGTGAAGATATCGCCTGTAAACTAGAGGTGATGTCACAGGGCCAGTGTCTGGAGTACAACTACGACTATGAGAATGGATTCGCCATCG gTCCAGGGGGGTGGGGTAACAGAAGCCCTCAGGCTGGTCAGGACTATGCCTACTTTGACACCGGCTTTGCCCCCGACCAGCAGCGCGCCCCCCTCCAGCAGGACGCCCGCGGTGCTGGCACCGCTACCGGTACGGCTCGCTACCGCGCCAAGAGGCAACGCAAGCTCCCCAGCGGGCCCATGCGGGACCAGAAGATCCAGATCCTCTTCAACATCACCG CAACCATCCCTCTTCCCACGTCGAGGAACGACTCGGTGGAGGTGGCCAATCAGAAGAGGCTGCTGCGCACCCTGGAGCAGCTGACCAATCGGCTGAAGCGAACTCTGAGCAAGCAGCCGCTGTCCTCGTTCCGCGTGGCGTCGGAGATGATCGTGTCCGACCCCAAGTCCCTGGAGAGCAGGCGGGCGGCACTGTTCTGCCGGCCCGGCTCTGTCCTGAAGGGCAGGATGTGTG tccagTGTCCGGTAGGGACCTACTACTCTCTGGAGTTTGGGGAGTGTGAGAGCTGCTGGAGGGGGTCCTTCCAGGACCAGGAGGGGCAGACGGAGTGTAAGACCTGTCCGGAGGCCTTCTCCACCCCCTACCTGCACTCACGCAGCCAAGCAGAGtgcagag cgcAGTGCAAGCCTGGAGGTTTCTCGAGGAACGGGCTGGAGACGTGTGAGTCGTGCCCGCTGGGTCACTACCAGCCTGGGTTCGGCTCCCGGGCCTGTCTGCCCTGTCCTGACCACACCTCCACCGTCACCAGGGGCGCCGTGGACGACACCGAgtgtggag tgCCGTGCTCGGCAGGTCACTTCTCCAGGACGGGCCTGGTGCCTTGTTACCCGTGTCCCAGGGACTACTACCAGCCTGAGCACGGACGCTCCTACTGCCTCTCCTGTCCCTTCTACGGCACCACCACGGTCACCGGGGCAACCGCCATACAGCACTGCTCca GTTTCGGCTCCAGTTTCCTCCCCAAGGAGGAAAGCGTGACCTCAGCTCCCGAGGTCGTGGTCATAGAGGACTATCAGGCCAGCAGCCAG ATGTTCCACGAGTGTTTCCTGAACCCGTGCCAGAACAAGGGCACatgtgaggaggtgggggcggGGTACGTGTGCACCTGCCTGCCCGGCTTCACAG GAGCCAAGTGTGAGACGGATGTAGACGAGTGTGACTCCGTCCCCTGTCAGAACGGAGGCGTCTGCAAGGACGGGATGGGAGACTTCATCTGTCAGTGCAAGCCTGGATATTTAG GTTTGCTGTGTGAGGTGGAGACCAACGAgtgtagctcctccccctgtctgaacgagggggtgtgtgtggacgagGTCAACCAGTTCACCTGCAGCTGTACTGACGGGTACACAG GTTCGCGCTGTGAGCTTGACATCGACGAGTGTGTGTCGGGCCCGTGTCTGAACGGGGGCGTGTGTGAGGACCTGACGGGAAGCTTCTCCTGCATCTGCACCCAGGGCTTCTCGGGGGAGCGCTGCCAGGTCAACGTGGACGAGTGCGACAGCGCCCCCTGTCTGAACGGAGGCTCGTGCAAGGACTCCGTCAACGACTtcag GTGCCAGTGCGTGGAGGGCTACCGGGGCCGCCTGTGTGAGGTGAACGTGGACGAGTGCGACCCCAACCCCTGCGTGAATGGGGCCAGCTGTGTGGACGGACTGGGAGCCTACACCTGCAAGTGCCAGCCTGGGTTCAACGGAACCAGGTGTGAGACAg AAATGTCGTCCGCGTTCAACCTGGATTTCGAGGTGTCGGGTATCCACGGTTACGTGATGATGGACGGCGTGATGCCGGCGCTGACTGAGATCACGTGCACGTTCTGGATGAGGTCATCGGACAGCACCAACTACGGCACGCCCATCTCCTACGCCGTGGAGGGCAGCGACAACGCCTTCCTGCTCATCGACTACAACGG gtGGGTTCTGTATGTGAACGGGAAGGAGCGGATCACCGACTGCCCAGCGGTGAACACCGGCCACTGGTACCACATCGGGGTGTCGTGGCGGAGCTGGGACGGGGACTGGAGGGTGTTCATCAACGGGAAGCTGTCGGACGGAGGCAAAGGCCTGTCAGTGGGCACCACCATCCCAG GCGGAGGGGCGCTGGTACTGGGTCAAGACCAGGACCAGCGAGGTGAGGGCTTCAACCCTGTGGAGTCGTTCGTGGGCTCCATCAGCCAGCTCAACATCTGGGACAGGGTCCTCACTCCACAGCAG GTCAAGGTTCTGGCCAGCAGCTGCCCTGTGTCCCATGTGACCCACCGAGGCAACGTCCTGGCCTGGCCGGACTTCCTGTCCGGGGTGGTGGGCAGGGTCAAGGTCAACCGCGACAGCATCTTCTGTGCTG actgccccctgctggagaaTGCAGAGGGGCACCTGCGTGCCTCGAGCCAAGCGGTGAGCCCAGGCTCCCAGGTGCAGCTGTCCTGCGATCCCGGCTTCTACCTGGTGGGGGAGCCACTGCTGCAGTGCCAGAACAAAGGAGGCTGGAGCCACCCCCTGCCGCGCTGTGATC GAGTGACCTGCGGGCCCCCGCTCCCCCTGGAGCACGGCCTGTACCAGGGCTCCGACTTCCAGGCGGGCAGCTCGGTGGTCTACCAGTGCCACCCGGGGTTCTACCTTCTGGGCGATGCTAAGATGCCCTGTGGGAACAGTGGCAAGTGGGGGGGCAACCCTCCAGCCTGTCTGG atgtGGATGAGTGTGCTCTAGGATCGGACTGTGACGAACACGCCAGCTGTCAGAATACAGACGGGTCATACATCTGTACCTGTATACACCCTTACAGTGGAGATGGAAAGAACTGCACAg AACCAGTGAAGTGTCAGAACCCAGGTTCTCCGGAGTTCGGCCACAGGAAAGGCAATCGCTTCCTGATGGGAAGTGATGTCACGTTCTCCTGCGAGGTGGGCTATGAGCTGATTGGCTCTGCTCACTTAAAGTGTCTGGAGACAGGAAGCTGGAATGGGGACTTTCCGTACTGCAGAG CTCTGTCCTGTGGAAGTCCCCCTGTTCCTGACAACGTCATCATGAAGGGGGTAAACTTCACGTTTGGAAGCAAGGTGACTTTCAG ctGTGTCAAGGGGTTTCTTCCTCAGGACTTCTATGAGTCCCAGTGCATGACCAGCCTCAGCTGGAGCAGAgcgccccctgcctgccagcccgtCACCTGCAGCAACCCCCCATCGGTACAGCATGCAGACTACACTGTGAAGGGGAACACCTATCAATCCACCGTCACCTACACCTGTGCTGAGGGGTACAG ACTGCAGGGATCCggggaggtggtgtgtgaggcgTCAGGGGAGTGGAGTCGCCCCACCCCTCGCTGTGACAGCGTCCACTGTGGCGACCCCCCCGCCCTTAGAGACGCCGTAACCAAGGGGGACAGCCACGCCCTTGGTGACAAGGTGCACTATGTCTGCAAAGAAGG ATACACTCTCATTGGTCCAGAAACCACAGAGTGCCTGCCGAGTGGTCAGTGGAGCCTTAGCTCCTCCCAGTGTGTCCCACGCTCCTGCGGGGACCCGCCCACTATCGACCACGCCCTGGCCATGGCCAGCCACAAGCTCTACAACGACAAGGCTATCTATTACTGCAACGACGGCTACACCGCCAGCAACAACTCGGGGCTGGTCTGCAACGCCGAGGGTGTGTgggcgccccctggtggccaaGAGACACCTCGCTGCATCGCCAACTTCTGCCAGCGTCCGCCCGACCTGCCACACGCCATCCTGGACGCGGCCAACAAACCCAAATACGCCAGCAACACGGAGGTCAGTTACAAGTGCGAGGAGGGGTTCGTGCTCAACTCCACCGCCACGCTCAGGTGCATGATGGGAGGGGAGTGGGCGCCGTCGGCGTTCGACGTGGGCTGCGTGCCGGTGAGGTGTTCCAAGCCGGCGACCATCGAGAAGGGGGACGTGAGCGGATCCAACTACAGCTTCGGGGCGATGGTGGCGTACAGCTGCGACAAGGGCTACCTGATccggggggagaagaggaggacgtGCGAGGCGaacggggagtgggggggcgTCCTGCCCACCTGCCAGCCCGTGTCCTGTTTCAGCCCCCCCATACTGAGGAACGGATTCATACAGGTGAggggtacacactcacacct TTTCGTTTTCAACAGCAAAGTGACCTACGCCTGCAACCCTGGCTACCGCCTGATTGGCCGACCGGAGCGCGCCTGTCAGGCCAACCGGGTGTGGTCCAACATCGAGCCGCCCACCTGTGTCCTCCTCACCTGCGACCCGCCCCCTGACATCGTAAACGGACACTACCGGGGCTCCACCTTTGAGGTGGGCAGGAAGGTGGAGTACGTCTGCGATGAGGGCTACGAGCTGGCGGGGGACTCCGTCTGGACGTGTCTGAAGTTCGGGAAGTGGGACAAGACGCGGCGTCCACGCTGCTCACCGGTCCAGTGTCCCGAGCCCCCACTGGAGGAGAACCATCTGGTTCTGAGGAGCCTCGATTCGGACTCGGGTACCGTAGAGCTGTCCTGCGAGGAGGGCTACGTCCTCCACGGGGCGCGGACCCTCCGCTGCACCCCGTCCCAGGAGTGGAATGACACCTTCCCAGTCTGCAAGCAGGTGGTGTGCGGCTCCGCCCCCGAGGTGGCGTTTGGAGACCCCTCGGCGGCGCGTCTTTCGGCGCCGTCCTACTTCGGCACGGTGGTCACCTACTCGTGTATGGACGGCTTCACGCTCAGGGAGGATGGGTCGGTTACCTGCCTGGCCAATGGGCAGTGGAGTAGCCCCTACCCAGAATGCATCCCTGTCGAGTGTCCGCAGCCGGCGGAGATAGCTAATGGGATAGTGGACGTGCAGGGTCTCACGTACCTCAGCACGGCCCAGTACAGCTGCCGGCCTGGCTACTCGCTGGCGGGCAACACCACGGTCCTCTGTGGAGAAAGTGGCGTCTGGATTGGAGGGGTCCCCTCCTGTAGGCCAATCGAGTGCTCCGTTCCGAAAGAGATAGCCAATGGGAAAGTGGTTTACACCAAGCTGCAGTTCAGCCATGCCGTCACTTACTCCTGTCGCCGCGGATACCGTCTCCAAGGCTCCGAGACTGTTAAGTGCCTAGCCAATGGGATGTGGGATCAGGAGGCGCCTGTTTGCGTTCagatctcctgctctcctcccaaaCCAATAGAAAATGGCTTTGTGGAAGGACTGGACCATAAGTTCGGCGTCACCATCTTCTACAGCTGTTTCCCGGGATTCCACTTAGTGGGTCAGAACCATCTGACCTGTGAGGAGTTTGGCTGGTCCAGTACTGTGCCGGTGTGTGTCCCCTCAGATTGTGGTCTCCCTCCTCACATAGACTTTGGTGACTATATCAGGGTGCTGGACCCAAGTGCAGAGCTGTCCAGGCGAGACAGCACCAACCCCTCCACAACTCAGGGGGGCGCCACTGCCGCTGCCTCACCCATGGACATGAGTTTCCTCCACGGGACCGTGATCATGTACCGCTGCCATAAGGGCTACGACCTGACCACGACGACCATGCTGATGTGTCTGGAGGACGGGGGCTGGAATGGGACAGCCCCCCAGTGCGTCCCCGCAGAGTGTAAGACCCCCCCCGCGCCGGCCCATGGCTGGGCCAACGTGACCGACACGTCCCTGGGGAGCCTAGCCCGGTACGGGTGTGACGAGGGGTACGCCCTCAGAGGAGAAGCCGTCAGGCGGTGCGTGTCGGGCCGACAGTGGACCGACGGCGTCCCCTTCTGCCGTCCCGTCTCCTGCGGCGACCCCGGAGGCCTCGATCACGGCTCGGTTCACGGGGgctccttcctgttcctcagTGTTCTGGTGTACGAGTGTCACATCGGATTCGTCCTCCAGGGCAGCGCCACCAGGACCTGTCGGGCTGACATGAAGTGGGACGGGGGAAAGCCTTGGTGTGAACATGTGTCCTGCGGTCCCCTCCTGGTGTCCGGTGACATCACTGTGAAGGGGGGCGAATACACCTACAACAAACAGTTGAAGCTGAGCTGTCGGCCCGGGTTCCTCCTACAGGGAGCCgcggtcagtgtgtgtcaggccGATGGTACCTGGAGTGaagcctccccctcctgccgccCCGCCCACTGCAACagacccccctccatccccaacgGACTGATCCGAGGTTCCGACTTTGGCTACGAAGCGGAGGTGAGGTACGAGTGTGAGGAGGGGTACACTCTCAGCGGCCCCGCCACACGCGTGTGTCAGAGTGACGGTCAGTGGGGTGGCCAGGGGCCCCGTTGTGACGTGGTGGCCTGCGACCCACCCCAGGACATCAGCCACGGCTACCTCAAGGGCTCCAGCTTCAGCTACGACGACGTGGTGGAGTACGTTTGTTTCGAGAGCTACAAGGTGGTGGGGGACCCAATCCTGCGCTGCTCTTCACAGGGCCAGTGGGTCGGGACGGTGCCTGAGTGCCGGCCGTGCTTTTGCCCCGCCCTGGTGTTGAAATATGGGGTGGTGTTGGGACGGGACAACGCGTGCGGCGACCGGGTGTTCTTCCGGTGCGACGAGGGCTACACCGTCCTCGGACCTTCCCAGGCGGTGTGTGAGAAAGACGGGGTGTGGAACCCAGGTGTGCCCGTGTGCGGCCGGGGGAGGTGCAATTCTGCCCCGCCCGCTGTACCCAACGCTGTCCTGCAGGGCGGCAGTGCTAGCACGCCAGACACTGTCACTTACAGGTGCAGGCAAGGCTACCGGATGCAGGGGTCCCCCCACCTGAGTTGTGGCAGGGACGGGAGGTGGGGCGAGGCCAAGGTGAGCTGCGAGCCTGTGTCATGCGGGGTGCCTCCCCTTCTTGCACATGCTCAGGTGCTGGGAGAGGACTTCACCTACCCCAGCAAGATACACTACAG gTGTGAGGAGGGCTATGAGAGGACCACACAGTCAGACTCTCTGAGCTGCCTGGAGGACGGCTCCTGGTCCAAACACAGCGTGAGGTGTCGCCCCTCCCCGTGCCCCCGGCCCTCCAacctcacctcccacctcctGCTGACGGGCGAGGACCTCACCCCCGTGGGGGGTACCATCGCCCTCTCCTGCCCGCCCGGGTTCACCCTCCAAGGCCCTGGCGTGGCGGAGTGCCAG gtggGAGGAAGTTGGTCCCCTGCCCTGTCTTCTGTTCCCTGTGGCGTGGTGCTGTGCCAGAAACCACTTCCTCTTCTGAATGGCATTGCCGAGGGCGATGGATACAGCTACGGAGATATTATCCTGTACTCATGTCTCCCAGGGTTTGACATGAAG GGAGATTCTGTGCAGACTTGCCAGGGAGACGGAGTGTGGAGCGGAGCTCAGCCTGAGTGTGTTG CGGTGTcctgtggccctcctcccctagTGGAGAACTCAGAATACCAGGCCTCAGGAGATATCTATCAACAGACCATAAGCTACACCTGCAACCCTGGCCTGCGACTTGCTGGCTCACAGAACGTCACCTGTCTGGCCAATGGGACATGGAGCCTGCCTGTACCATCTTGTGAGG tCTACCTGGACTGTGAGGCCCCTAGGGAGATGCTGAATGGGAAGGTGCAGGACCACAAGTTGACCACCGGGTATGCTGTAGAGTTCCACTGTGATAAAGGCTACAGCATAGAAGGAGACTCTCTGGTCTTGTGCACAGGAGACGGAACCTGGAGCTCATCTTTCCCCATCTGCCGAC cccagtcttgcccccctcccccagggtggagggagagcggggggaCCAGGAACGGTTCCCTGCCGGTGTTCCACGTGGGCCAGTCTCTCCCTGTGACCTGCCCCAAGGGCCACCAGGCCAAAGGCACGGCCGCCATCACCTGCAGGAGCGACCAGACCTGGAGCCCCGTCAGCAGCGTGTGCGAGA